Proteins found in one Clostridium kluyveri DSM 555 genomic segment:
- a CDS encoding EutP/PduV family microcompartment system protein, with product MRKIILFGRSGCGKTTLTQALRGQDIVYHKTQYINHYDAVIDTPGEYAENRSLGSALAIYSYEADVVGLLLSAIEPYSIFPPNIAPCVNREVVGIVTQIDRSDANANQAEYWLKLAGCKTIFRVSSYTREGIGKVLNHLREDGDNVCWDDNGTLSN from the coding sequence ATGAGGAAAATAATATTATTTGGTAGAAGTGGATGTGGAAAAACTACTTTGACTCAGGCATTAAGAGGACAGGATATAGTTTATCATAAGACTCAGTATATCAATCACTATGATGCAGTTATTGATACTCCAGGGGAATATGCAGAAAATAGGTCCCTGGGAAGTGCACTTGCTATATATTCCTATGAGGCAGATGTAGTAGGGCTTTTACTTAGTGCCATAGAACCTTATTCTATATTTCCACCTAATATTGCACCTTGTGTAAACAGAGAGGTTGTAGGTATAGTAACACAGATAGACAGGTCTGATGCTAATGCTAACCAAGCTGAATATTGGTTGAAGCTTGCAGGCTGTAAAACAATTTTCCGAGTAAGTTCCTATACTAGAGAGGGAATAGGCAAGGTTTTAAATCACCTTAGAGAAGATGGAGATAATGTGTGTTGGGATGATAATGGTACATTGAGTAACTGA
- the cbiQ gene encoding cobalt ECF transporter T component CbiQ: MISIDKLAYTSQLRSSNPMEKFIFSIFTMVLCVLLNNIVYSVIITVFMGVVAIFKGKIPIRSYMELMLIPMVFLIIGVVTIAINVVGSSKDVLFSFTILNIKLGCTRESVEMSSKIFFKALAAVSCLYFLALSTPIFEVLMVLRRLKVPKLFVELMGLIYRFIFVLLDTANMIFISQNSRLGYSTIKASYNSLGKLISCLFISSYKRSQDIYTAMESRCYDGEINLIENSYKISYKNMLIMIIIEIIAICISFNKDIFGGII, encoded by the coding sequence ATGATTTCCATAGACAAGCTAGCCTATACATCTCAATTAAGAAGTAGTAACCCCATGGAAAAGTTTATATTTAGTATTTTCACTATGGTATTATGTGTATTATTAAATAATATAGTGTATTCAGTGATAATTACAGTATTTATGGGCGTTGTAGCTATTTTTAAGGGAAAAATACCGATTAGATCATATATGGAATTAATGTTGATTCCTATGGTTTTTCTGATTATTGGGGTTGTTACCATTGCCATAAATGTAGTTGGAAGTAGCAAAGATGTATTATTTAGTTTTACCATATTAAATATTAAGCTCGGATGTACAAGAGAAAGTGTTGAAATGTCTTCAAAAATATTTTTTAAGGCTCTTGCTGCGGTTTCATGCTTATATTTTCTTGCCCTGTCAACTCCTATTTTTGAAGTGTTGATGGTACTTAGACGACTAAAGGTACCTAAATTATTTGTTGAATTAATGGGACTTATATATAGATTTATTTTTGTATTGCTAGATACAGCCAATATGATTTTCATTTCACAAAATTCAAGACTGGGGTATTCAACAATAAAGGCCAGCTATAATTCTCTTGGAAAATTGATTAGTTGTTTATTTATAAGTTCTTATAAACGTTCACAGGATATTTATACTGCAATGGAATCAAGATGTTATGACGGGGAGATAAATTTAATAGAAAATAGTTATAAAATTTCATATAAGAATATGTTAATAATGATTATTATAGAAATTATAGCCATATGTATAAGTTTTAATAAAGATATTTTTGGAGGGATTATATGA
- a CDS encoding NADH peroxidase has protein sequence MKKFVCTVCGYVHEGDTPPAKCPVCGAPAEKFMEKKEAGAISWADEHVIGVAKDVDPKVVEELRANFTGECSEVGMYLAMSRQADREGYPEVAEAYKRIAFEEAEHAAKFAELLGEVVVADTKKNLQMRVDAEEGACKGKKDLATLAKQLNYDAIHDTVHEMCKDEARHGSAFQGLLNRYFK, from the coding sequence ATGAAAAAATTTGTTTGTACAGTATGTGGTTATGTTCATGAGGGGGATACACCTCCAGCAAAATGTCCTGTTTGTGGTGCACCAGCAGAAAAGTTCATGGAAAAGAAAGAAGCTGGAGCAATCAGTTGGGCAGATGAGCATGTAATAGGTGTTGCAAAAGATGTGGATCCAAAAGTAGTAGAAGAATTAAGAGCTAACTTTACAGGAGAATGTTCAGAGGTTGGAATGTATTTAGCTATGAGCCGTCAGGCAGATAGAGAAGGATATCCAGAAGTTGCAGAAGCATATAAGAGAATAGCTTTTGAAGAAGCAGAACATGCTGCTAAATTTGCTGAATTACTAGGAGAAGTTGTAGTGGCAGATACAAAGAAAAATTTACAGATGAGAGTAGATGCAGAAGAAGGAGCCTGTAAGGGGAAAAAGGATTTAGCAACTCTTGCTAAACAATTAAACTATGATGCAATTCATGATACAGTGCATGAAATGTGTAAAGATGAAGCAAGACACGGAAGTGCATTCCAGGGATTGTTAAATAGATATTTTAAATAG
- a CDS encoding DMT family transporter: MLVEGAVKVQSRTKGIVLVIFAAVLWGVSGTVAQYLFQKKFTPEWLVVIRLLLSGVILLCYAFFKLKKDIWDIWKYRHHRFNLILFSIIGMLGVQYTYFAAIKYSNAATATILQYLSMVIITCYLAVFLKKIPGLRQAVAIILAIVGTFFIITHGNVHALSISKLGLFWGLSSAFALAFYTLQPCSLLSKWDSVVVVGWGMLIGGLTFSLFYHPWDFTGQWSGASISGVIFVVIFGTLIPFWCYMESTNHIKPSETNVLACVEPLSSVFLSVLWLHISFGIMEWIGAICIITTVVILSGEKT, translated from the coding sequence ATGCTTGTTGAGGGTGCAGTAAAGGTTCAATCGCGAACAAAAGGAATAGTACTTGTAATATTTGCAGCTGTGCTGTGGGGAGTATCGGGTACCGTTGCCCAGTATCTATTCCAAAAAAAATTTACTCCAGAATGGCTTGTGGTAATTAGATTATTATTATCAGGAGTAATTTTATTATGCTATGCTTTTTTCAAATTAAAGAAAGATATATGGGACATATGGAAATATAGACATCACAGATTCAACCTTATCTTATTTAGTATCATAGGTATGCTAGGAGTACAATATACATATTTTGCTGCTATTAAATATTCAAATGCTGCTACAGCAACTATACTTCAGTACTTATCAATGGTTATAATTACTTGTTATCTAGCTGTATTTTTAAAAAAGATTCCAGGTTTGAGACAAGCAGTGGCTATTATTTTAGCTATAGTAGGTACTTTTTTTATAATTACCCATGGAAATGTTCATGCCTTGTCTATTTCTAAACTGGGGTTATTTTGGGGTCTTAGTTCTGCTTTCGCATTAGCTTTTTATACATTACAACCTTGTTCTCTTTTGAGTAAATGGGATTCTGTTGTTGTAGTTGGATGGGGTATGCTTATTGGAGGACTAACATTTAGTTTATTTTATCACCCCTGGGATTTTACAGGACAATGGTCTGGAGCTTCCATATCTGGAGTTATTTTTGTGGTGATATTTGGAACGTTAATTCCTTTTTGGTGTTATATGGAAAGCACAAATCATATAAAACCTTCAGAGACAAATGTGTTGGCCTGTGTTGAACCTTTATCCTCAGTGTTTTTATCTGTGTTGTGGCTCCATATAAGCTTTGGAATAATGGAATGGATAGGAGCAATATGTATTATAACAACAGTGGTTATTTTATCTGGTGAAAAAACATAG
- a CDS encoding type I phosphomannose isomerase catalytic subunit, with protein sequence MLYPIKFENLYYSKIWGGRDLELFRSNLPEGKIGESWDIACHKNGMGIVANGKLKGARFDELILKGGERFLGRKIKLDRFPLLVKLINARDKLSIQVHPDNIYANNVEKDWGKSEVWYVMEAAEGASLILGTKNITNGDELKGAITRGILEKHLNKVLVNRGDVYFIKSGLVHAIGAGVIVAEIQQNSDITYRIYDYGRERELHIEKALHVIDFNLKGEKSMGVTLKRKGCEKTYLCLCREFSLELYNIHTEVAEESDEERFYIFTCVRGYGNLIYKGGVLPVFTGDSVLVPAFLGRYILRGDMDILKSYVPDCNKVEKEILKEIKKF encoded by the coding sequence ATGTTATATCCAATTAAGTTCGAAAACTTATATTACAGTAAAATTTGGGGAGGAAGAGATCTGGAACTCTTTAGAAGTAATCTGCCGGAGGGAAAAATAGGGGAAAGCTGGGATATAGCATGTCACAAAAATGGTATGGGAATAGTAGCAAATGGAAAGTTAAAGGGTGCTAGGTTTGATGAGCTTATTTTAAAGGGAGGAGAGAGGTTTTTAGGAAGAAAAATTAAATTGGATAGATTTCCACTTCTAGTAAAACTCATTAATGCCAGAGATAAACTTTCTATACAAGTTCATCCTGATAATATATACGCCAATAATGTGGAAAAGGATTGGGGAAAATCGGAAGTCTGGTATGTAATGGAGGCAGCTGAAGGAGCCAGCTTGATACTAGGTACTAAAAATATAACAAATGGAGATGAACTTAAAGGTGCCATTACACGGGGAATTCTAGAAAAACATTTAAATAAGGTGCTTGTAAATAGAGGAGATGTATATTTTATAAAAAGTGGACTTGTTCATGCTATAGGGGCAGGAGTAATTGTAGCAGAAATTCAGCAAAATAGTGATATAACCTATAGAATTTATGATTATGGAAGAGAAAGGGAGCTCCATATCGAAAAAGCTCTACATGTAATAGACTTTAACTTAAAAGGAGAAAAAAGCATGGGGGTTACGCTGAAAAGAAAAGGCTGTGAAAAAACTTATTTATGTCTTTGTAGGGAATTTTCCTTAGAATTATATAATATTCATACAGAGGTGGCAGAGGAAAGTGATGAGGAGAGATTTTATATATTTACATGTGTTCGGGGTTATGGAAACTTAATATATAAAGGAGGAGTGCTTCCTGTATTTACAGGAGACAGTGTGCTTGTTCCCGCGTTTTTGGGGAGATATATATTAAGAGGAGATATGGATATATTAAAAAGCTATGTACCTGATTGCAACAAAGTAGAAAAAGAAATATTAAAAGAAATAAAAAAATTTTAA
- a CDS encoding BMC domain-containing protein: protein MDLQNILAQEGKVRIIQETVPGKQITIAHIIASPDDIIYKKLGLNPTIDYGKAAIGIVCMSPSETAIITGDIASKAANIDIGFVDRFSGTLIITGGVAEVESAMKAVANYCRDKLFFTVCEITRT from the coding sequence ATGGATTTACAAAATATACTGGCACAAGAAGGTAAAGTGAGAATTATTCAGGAAACTGTTCCAGGTAAGCAAATCACAATTGCACACATAATTGCCAGTCCTGATGATATTATATATAAAAAACTAGGATTAAATCCTACCATTGATTATGGCAAGGCAGCTATTGGAATTGTATGTATGAGCCCCAGCGAAACTGCAATCATTACAGGAGACATTGCTTCTAAAGCAGCTAACATAGACATTGGCTTTGTAGATAGATTCAGTGGAACGCTTATTATAACAGGAGGAGTTGCAGAAGTTGAGTCTGCTATGAAAGCAGTTGCAAATTATTGCAGGGACAAGCTTTTTTTTACAGTATGTGAAATAACAAGAACGTAG
- a CDS encoding TMEM165/GDT1 family protein, translating to MDTFIQALLLVVIAEMGDKTQLLAMAMASKYKIKEVLSGVLIATIFNHGLAVAVGSYLSSLISMKIVNIAAAISFLIFGLWTLRGDKIDGENSNRSRFGPIVTVIIAFFLAEMGDKTQLMTITISAKGNEPILTFIGTTLGMIIADGIGIIGGAWIYKHIPDKYIKWAAGGIFIFFGTFSIYNTSSSWMLHPIYIIMYIIVLSIFIYLLGVKFSYSNKSS from the coding sequence ATGGATACATTTATACAAGCACTGTTACTTGTGGTTATTGCAGAAATGGGAGATAAAACTCAGTTGCTTGCTATGGCCATGGCAAGTAAGTACAAAATAAAGGAGGTGTTATCAGGAGTACTTATAGCTACTATTTTTAACCATGGACTAGCAGTGGCAGTAGGAAGTTATTTGAGTTCTCTCATATCTATGAAAATAGTAAATATAGCAGCTGCAATATCTTTTTTGATTTTTGGCCTCTGGACTTTAAGGGGAGATAAGATTGATGGAGAAAATAGTAATAGGAGCAGATTTGGACCGATTGTTACAGTTATTATAGCTTTCTTTTTAGCAGAAATGGGAGATAAAACTCAACTTATGACAATAACCATATCTGCAAAAGGAAATGAGCCTATATTAACATTTATAGGGACAACACTGGGAATGATTATTGCAGATGGTATAGGGATTATAGGTGGAGCCTGGATATATAAGCATATTCCAGATAAATATATAAAGTGGGCAGCAGGAGGTATATTCATATTTTTTGGAACTTTTTCTATTTATAATACCAGTTCTTCATGGATGCTTCATCCAATATATATTATAATGTACATAATAGTACTTAGTATATTTATATATTTATTAGGTGTGAAATTTTCATATAGCAATAAAAGTTCGTAA
- a CDS encoding energy-coupling factor ABC transporter substrate-binding protein, translating to MSVENKTNNIFKKNLLLAFLVILIAVIPLVFMKNAEFAGSDDKAEKAITQIDKSYKPWFSSVWEPPSGEIESLLFALQAAIGSGVVCYYLGYSKGKSKRVEKDKL from the coding sequence ATGAGTGTAGAAAATAAAACTAATAATATATTTAAGAAAAATTTATTATTGGCTTTTCTTGTGATATTAATAGCAGTTATCCCGTTAGTATTTATGAAAAATGCTGAATTTGCAGGTTCAGATGATAAAGCAGAAAAGGCAATCACTCAAATTGATAAAAGCTACAAGCCTTGGTTTTCTTCAGTGTGGGAGCCTCCAAGTGGTGAAATAGAAAGCCTTTTATTTGCATTGCAGGCGGCTATTGGTTCAGGAGTAGTGTGTTATTATCTGGGATATTCAAAAGGCAAGTCTAAGAGAGTGGAAAAAGACAAATTATGA
- a CDS encoding YczE/YyaS/YitT family protein yields MNNTRENKKYIMIQLIKKMPSLFFGLILYSIGILLTLHCNLGMGPWDVLHVGIVKHSIFTLGQVSQLVGILILAICYFMGVPLGLASVFNMIFIGFFIDIIEKFNIIKTADALIARILMLGIGVLVIGWATYFYLKVNLGAGPRDSLMEGLVKKTDKPVWMIRTFIEGSVLIVGYFLGGPVGIGTLIIALTLGFSIQLAFKIGRYSSESVKHVSLMDLYRDFCPKKECLSEENSKTYLKSRDSEV; encoded by the coding sequence ATGAATAATACTAGGGAAAACAAAAAATACATAATGATTCAGCTCATAAAAAAAATGCCTTCTTTATTCTTTGGGCTGATTCTATATTCTATAGGAATATTATTGACTTTGCACTGTAATTTAGGAATGGGTCCCTGGGATGTATTACATGTAGGTATAGTAAAACATAGTATCTTTACATTAGGGCAGGTATCACAGTTAGTAGGAATTTTAATATTGGCGATATGCTACTTTATGGGTGTACCTTTGGGATTGGCCAGTGTATTTAATATGATATTTATAGGATTTTTTATTGATATAATTGAAAAATTTAATATTATAAAGACAGCAGATGCATTGATAGCACGAATACTTATGCTGGGTATAGGTGTCTTGGTAATAGGGTGGGCAACATATTTTTACTTAAAAGTCAATCTAGGTGCAGGCCCCAGAGACAGTTTAATGGAGGGCCTAGTGAAAAAAACAGATAAGCCTGTATGGATGATAAGAACGTTTATAGAAGGAAGTGTATTGATTGTAGGGTATTTTTTAGGAGGACCTGTTGGCATAGGAACTCTTATAATTGCATTAACCTTGGGATTTTCTATACAATTGGCATTTAAAATAGGAAGATATAGTTCTGAAAGTGTAAAACACGTAAGTTTGATGGATTTGTACAGAGATTTTTGCCCGAAAAAGGAGTGTTTATCGGAAGAAAATAGTAAAACTTATTTAAAATCAAGGGATTCAGAGGTTTAG
- a CDS encoding energy-coupling factor ABC transporter permease: MSKKYQISLGIFLALLFIPESVYAMHIMEGFLPAKWCVAWGVICIPFVVVGLFSIKQKIRVNPKIKMLIAMAGAFAFVLSALKIPSVTGSCSHPTGVGLGAILFGPAVMSVLGVIVLIFQALLLAHGGLTTLGANTFSMAVVGPLVSYFLYKLLKKMNVSSSVAVFVAAMLGDLMTYVTTSIQLALAFPDATGGVLVSMTKFMGIFAVTQIPLAISEGILTVIVFNILNNYNKEELVQLKVISEEV; this comes from the coding sequence ATGTCAAAAAAGTATCAAATTTCATTGGGAATTTTTCTTGCATTACTATTTATACCTGAAAGTGTGTATGCCATGCACATTATGGAAGGCTTTCTTCCTGCAAAGTGGTGTGTAGCATGGGGTGTTATATGCATACCTTTTGTTGTGGTAGGATTATTTTCTATAAAACAAAAGATAAGAGTGAATCCTAAAATAAAAATGTTAATAGCTATGGCAGGTGCGTTTGCATTTGTTTTGTCTGCACTGAAAATTCCATCAGTTACAGGAAGTTGTTCTCATCCAACAGGGGTAGGACTTGGAGCTATACTTTTTGGGCCTGCAGTTATGAGTGTTTTGGGTGTTATAGTTCTTATATTTCAAGCACTGCTTCTTGCACATGGAGGATTGACTACCCTTGGAGCTAATACTTTTTCCATGGCTGTGGTTGGACCATTGGTATCTTATTTTTTGTATAAGTTACTGAAAAAAATGAATGTATCATCCTCAGTAGCTGTGTTTGTAGCTGCCATGCTGGGAGATTTAATGACTTATGTTACAACCTCAATTCAGCTTGCGCTGGCATTTCCTGATGCAACGGGAGGAGTATTGGTTTCTATGACTAAGTTCATGGGCATATTTGCTGTAACTCAAATTCCCCTTGCAATAAGTGAAGGAATATTAACTGTTATAGTTTTTAACATTTTAAATAATTATAATAAGGAAGAACTTGTACAGCTAAAAGTTATATCAGAGGAGGTATAA
- a CDS encoding iron-containing alcohol dehydrogenase, which produces MENTHDFHSPATNLIGIGAIKDLPLELMPYKLSKALIVTDKNIIKLGYVETVEKILKSLFISYDIFDGILHPDCTISFVEDALTYFKKRLNILKRSYHIIISIGGGTNHDCAKAVAIIATNGGSIEDYEGYEKMKNPALPVISINTTSGSGSEISNFAIIEDESRKVKMTIGDSKMMPIISVNDPMFMQTMPPDVTASSGIDVLTHSIEGFVSTEASPITDSLALKSIKLVFKYLKRAYENGNDLEAREQMMFASVMAGMVFNNAGLGYVHSMSHQLGALYNEIHGTCNGILLPHVFEFNSPSIPDERIFNINEIIGLEAETKKDAVNNIKHSIQNLCEDIKLPDHLSSIGFNENDLEFMSKNALKDICSITNPRKGTLTDIMDIFKAAI; this is translated from the coding sequence TTGGAAAATACACATGATTTTCATTCACCCGCAACAAATCTCATTGGGATTGGAGCCATTAAAGATTTACCATTAGAATTGATGCCTTATAAATTGAGCAAGGCTTTAATTGTTACGGACAAGAATATAATAAAACTTGGTTATGTTGAAACAGTAGAAAAAATATTAAAAAGTTTATTTATCTCTTACGATATATTTGATGGTATTTTGCATCCAGATTGTACTATTTCATTTGTGGAAGATGCCCTTACCTATTTTAAAAAGAGATTGAATATATTAAAACGAAGCTACCATATTATAATATCCATAGGAGGTGGAACTAACCATGATTGTGCAAAGGCTGTAGCTATTATAGCAACAAATGGTGGCTCCATAGAGGATTACGAAGGATATGAAAAAATGAAAAATCCTGCTCTGCCAGTAATATCAATAAACACCACCTCTGGTTCAGGATCTGAAATATCCAATTTTGCAATTATAGAGGATGAAAGTAGAAAGGTAAAAATGACTATAGGAGATTCTAAAATGATGCCTATTATATCTGTAAATGATCCTATGTTTATGCAAACTATGCCTCCAGATGTGACTGCAAGCTCAGGTATTGACGTCCTAACTCATTCAATAGAAGGATTTGTATCTACTGAGGCTTCACCCATTACAGATAGCCTGGCATTGAAATCTATTAAATTAGTTTTTAAGTATTTAAAAAGAGCCTACGAAAATGGAAATGATCTAGAAGCTAGAGAACAAATGATGTTTGCTAGTGTCATGGCGGGAATGGTTTTTAATAATGCAGGACTTGGATATGTTCATTCCATGTCCCATCAATTAGGAGCACTTTATAATGAAATTCACGGAACTTGTAATGGAATTTTGCTGCCTCATGTATTTGAATTTAATTCTCCATCAATACCTGATGAAAGAATCTTTAATATCAATGAGATTATAGGGTTAGAAGCAGAAACAAAAAAAGATGCAGTTAACAATATTAAGCATAGTATTCAAAATCTCTGTGAAGATATTAAGCTTCCAGATCACCTAAGCTCTATTGGATTTAATGAAAATGATTTAGAATTCATGTCCAAAAATGCCCTAAAAGATATATGTTCCATTACAAATCCAAGAAAAGGAACTCTTACAGATATAATGGATATTTTTAAGGCTGCTATTTAA
- a CDS encoding energy-coupling factor ABC transporter ATP-binding protein yields MSEYILETKNLSFQYPDGTKALNNINLKIEKGKKISFIGVNGSGKSTLFLNFNGVLRPTKGNLIYKGNEVKYNQKSLLQLRKNIGIVFQDPENQLFSASVYQEVSFGAMNLKLDEIEVRTRVETALKNIGMYDYREKAVHFLSYGQKKRVSIADILVMNPEIIVFDEPTSSLDPKHARQIINIFNDINEKGITVILSTHDVELAYSWSDYIFVMKNGEIAKEGTPYEIFSDNKLIEECYLQKPLILEVFEALNESKKISWNNSIPKNKEELFKILRK; encoded by the coding sequence ATGAGTGAATATATACTGGAAACGAAGAATTTAAGTTTTCAGTATCCAGATGGTACTAAAGCTTTGAATAATATAAATCTAAAAATAGAAAAGGGGAAAAAAATATCTTTTATTGGTGTCAATGGCTCTGGAAAGTCTACACTATTTTTGAATTTCAATGGAGTCTTAAGACCTACCAAAGGCAATTTGATATATAAAGGAAATGAAGTAAAATATAATCAAAAATCTTTATTACAATTGAGAAAAAATATTGGAATTGTTTTTCAAGATCCAGAAAATCAATTGTTCTCAGCAAGTGTATATCAAGAGGTTTCTTTTGGAGCTATGAATTTAAAGCTTGATGAAATTGAAGTGAGAACAAGAGTGGAAACTGCCTTGAAAAATATAGGCATGTATGACTACAGGGAAAAAGCTGTACATTTTTTGAGTTATGGACAGAAAAAGAGAGTTTCAATTGCAGATATACTTGTTATGAATCCGGAAATAATAGTTTTTGATGAACCTACTTCAAGTCTTGATCCTAAGCATGCCAGACAGATTATTAACATATTCAATGATATTAATGAAAAGGGTATTACTGTTATATTGTCAACTCATGATGTGGAATTGGCATATTCTTGGTCAGATTATATTTTTGTTATGAAAAATGGAGAAATAGCTAAAGAGGGGACACCTTATGAGATTTTTTCAGACAATAAATTGATAGAAGAATGTTACCTCCAAAAGCCTCTTATTTTGGAAGTTTTTGAGGCTTTAAATGAGAGTAAAAAAATATCGTGGAATAATAGTATACCTAAAAATAAAGAGGAACTTTTTAAAATTTTAAGGAAATGA
- a CDS encoding EAL and HDOD domain-containing protein translates to MNIFIARQPILDKYNRIYGYELLFRNDIKKNKYGENDGDKATMEIIINSFFYMDINKIAQNKMAFINFTENILTSQIFQIISPKTIVIEILENIKPSNKIINACKILKQYGFTLALDDFSFSYEYEQLIKLVDIIKVDFNITKGYERKNIVKLINTIKPKNIKFLAEKIETIDDFNEAIEYGYTYFQGYYFSKPIIISGKKIPENELIYVKILNEVNSEEISITNIESLIKNDVSLSYNLLKIINSAKFCLKTRIESVKQALIYFGEDRIKKWINLTCLKLISHDKPEIFMINTLVRAHFAELIFIKLGLAKDSFNAFLAGMLSLIDIILERPLKEILEELNISDEVKGALLGEKNNYYKILKLIIAYENEQWDKVRLLNLYFGLNDTDLINAYFESIYQVNLYL, encoded by the coding sequence ATGAATATATTTATAGCTAGACAACCTATCTTGGATAAATACAATAGAATTTATGGATATGAACTTTTATTTAGAAATGACATAAAAAAAAATAAATATGGTGAAAATGATGGGGATAAGGCCACTATGGAAATTATAATAAATAGTTTCTTCTATATGGATATAAATAAAATAGCTCAAAATAAGATGGCTTTCATCAATTTTACTGAGAATATTTTAACTTCACAAATATTTCAAATAATTTCACCTAAAACTATTGTAATTGAAATTTTGGAAAATATAAAACCATCCAATAAAATAATAAATGCATGCAAAATTTTAAAACAATATGGTTTTACATTGGCTTTAGACGACTTTAGCTTTAGTTATGAATATGAACAACTTATTAAATTAGTAGACATAATAAAGGTAGATTTTAATATAACTAAGGGTTATGAACGAAAAAATATAGTTAAATTAATTAATACTATAAAGCCTAAAAATATAAAATTTCTTGCAGAAAAAATTGAAACAATTGATGACTTTAATGAAGCTATAGAATACGGCTATACATATTTTCAAGGATATTATTTCAGCAAACCCATAATTATATCAGGTAAAAAAATACCTGAAAATGAACTTATATATGTAAAGATATTGAATGAAGTAAATTCAGAGGAAATCTCTATAACTAATATTGAAAGCTTAATTAAAAATGATGTTTCACTTTCATATAACTTATTAAAGATAATAAACTCAGCTAAGTTCTGCTTAAAAACTAGAATAGAATCAGTTAAGCAGGCCCTTATTTATTTTGGTGAAGACAGAATAAAAAAATGGATAAATCTAACCTGCTTAAAATTAATTTCTCATGATAAACCTGAAATATTCATGATCAATACGCTAGTTAGAGCCCATTTTGCTGAATTAATATTTATTAAATTGGGATTAGCAAAAGACTCCTTCAATGCATTTTTAGCAGGAATGCTATCCTTAATAGATATAATACTTGAAAGACCTTTAAAGGAAATATTAGAAGAATTGAACATATCAGATGAAGTTAAAGGTGCCTTACTGGGAGAAAAAAATAATTATTATAAAATATTAAAACTAATTATTG
- a CDS encoding EutP/PduV family microcompartment system protein yields the protein MKIVMVIGKTGSGKTTLCKAISGQDVSIEEMSYRSTQTTDIINGTFIDTPGQYIENKWYGSLTIISADCDIMAICQDCTSMESVFPPSFAGIFAKPVIGIITKMDLCEDMDSVKMVEEMLSMAGAETIFKVSSLSKVGFEEIKKYIKN from the coding sequence ATGAAAATTGTAATGGTAATAGGGAAAACAGGCTCGGGAAAAACCACTTTATGTAAGGCTATAAGTGGACAGGATGTAAGTATTGAAGAAATGAGCTATAGAAGTACTCAAACTACAGATATTATAAATGGTACATTTATAGATACACCGGGACAATATATAGAAAACAAGTGGTATGGATCACTTACAATTATTTCAGCGGATTGTGATATTATGGCTATTTGTCAGGATTGTACAAGTATGGAAAGTGTATTTCCTCCAAGCTTTGCCGGCATATTTGCTAAACCTGTTATAGGTATAATAACTAAGATGGATCTTTGTGAGGATATGGATAGTGTTAAAATGGTAGAAGAAATGTTAAGCATGGCAGGAGCAGAGACTATATTTAAAGTTAGTAGTTTAAGCAAAGTTGGTTTTGAAGAAATAAAAAAATATATTAAAAATTAA